From a region of the Solanum stenotomum isolate F172 chromosome 2, ASM1918654v1, whole genome shotgun sequence genome:
- the LOC125856526 gene encoding violaxanthin de-epoxidase, chloroplastic yields MALAPHSNFLCVHETIKCQVGSKLHSHTRFSWGRAEYFGSIVVVKICSRRRVPTYLQKSPRIRCGLDSKGLQLSSQGKQNLSSAHSYNQNVPKGNTICKFPEEVALMVRKKWCQLAKTAIVTLFILSVASKADAVDALKTCTCLLKECRIELAKCIANPACAANVACLQTCNNRPDETECQIKCGDLFENSVVDEFNECAVSRKKCVPRKSDVGDFPVPDPSVLVQKFDMKDFSGKWYITRGLNPTFDVFDCQLHEFHTEGDKLVGNLTWRIGTPDGGFFTRSAVQKFVQDPKYPGILYNHDNEYLHYQDDWYILSSKVENSPEDYIFVYYKGRNDAWDGYGGSVLYTRSSVLPESIIPELQIAAQKVGRDFNTFIKTDNTCGPEPPLVERLEKKVEEGERTIIKEVEEIEEEVEKVREKEVSLFSRLFEGFKELQRDEENFIRELSKEEMDILDGLKMEATEVEKLFGNALPIRKLR; encoded by the exons ATGGCGCTTGCCCCTCATTCAAACTTTCTGTGCGTTCATGAAACCATCAAATGTCAAGTTGGGTCAAAGCTTCACAGTCATACAAGATTTAGCTGGGGTAGGGCAGAATACTTTGGTAGTATAGTCGTAGTGAAAATTTGTTCCAGAAGACGGGTACCTACATACTTGCAGAAATCTCCTAGAATAAGATGTGGTTTGGATTCCAAAGGTCTGCAACTATCATCACAGGGGAAACAAAATCTCTCTTCTGCACATAGCTATAACCAGAATGTACCTAAG GGAAATACAATATGTAAATTTCCAGAAGAAGTAGCTTTGATGGTCCGGAAGAAATGGTGTCAATTGGCCAAAACAGCAATTGTAACTCTATTCATTTTGTCAGTTGCTTCAAAGGCTGATGCTGTTGATGCACTCAAAACTTGTACATGCTTACTGAAAGAGTGCAG GATAGAGCTTGCAAAGTGCATTGCAAACCCTGCATGTGCAGCTAATGTTGCCTGTCTCCAGACTTGCAACAATAGACCTGATGAAACGGAATGTCAG ATAAAATGTGGTGATTTGTTTGAAAATAGTGTTGTAGACGAATTCAATGAATGTGCAGTCTCCCGGAAGAAATGTGTACCTCGTAAATCTGATGTTGGTGACTTTCCTGTACCTGATCCCAGTGTTCTCGTCCAAAAGTTTGACATGAAAGATTTTAGTGGAAAATGGTACATCACTCGCGGTTTAAATCCCACATTTGATGTTTTTGACTGTCAGTTGCATGAGTTCCATACAGAAGGAGACAAACTTGTGGGAAATCTGACTTGGAGAATAGGGACACCTGATGGAGGATTTTTCACTCGATCTGCAGTGCAAAAATTCGTGCAAGATCCAAAGTACCCCGGGATACTCTACAATCATGATAATGAGTATCTTCACTACCAAGATGACTG GTATATTTTGTCATCCAAAGTAGAGAACAGTCCAGAGGACTACATATTTGTGTACTATAAAGGCAGAAATGATGCATGGGATGGATATGGCGGTTCTGTACTTTATACAAGAAGCTCAGTTTTGCCTGAAAGCATTATACCTGAGTTGCAAATTGCAGCTCAAAAAGTTGGTCGTGATTTCAACACGTTCATAAAAACAGACAATACTTGTGGCCCTGAACCACCCCTTGTGGAGCGTTTGGAGAAGAAAGTGGAAGAAGGAGAGAGGACAATCATAAAAGAAGTCGaggaaatagaagaagaagttgagaAGGTGAGGGAAAAAGAAGTCAGCTTATTCAGCAGACTGTTTGAAGGTTTCAAAGAGCTGCAACGAGATGAAGAAAACTTTATAAGAGAGCTCAGCAAAGAAGAAATGGATATTTTGGATGGACTTAAAATGGAAGCAACTGAAGTAGAAAAACTCTTTGGAAATGCATTACCAATAAGGAAATTAAGGTAA